Proteins from a single region of Thermococcus sp. CX2:
- a CDS encoding TIGR04140 family protein — MRKELITAIPPDEIELILKKSGAEVELVISEAEPFHGMPRYRVLLEGADEEIEKFMDVLRLARAGG, encoded by the coding sequence ATGAGGAAGGAGTTAATAACAGCAATCCCGCCAGACGAAATAGAGCTCATCCTGAAAAAATCTGGAGCAGAGGTTGAGCTGGTCATTTCGGAGGCAGAACCATTCCACGGCATGCCGAGGTACAGAGTGCTTCTGGAAGGGGCAGACGAAGAGATAGAGAAGTTCATGGATGTCCTCAGACTGGCAAGGGCCGGCGGTTAG
- the coaBC gene encoding bifunctional phosphopantothenoylcysteine decarboxylase/phosphopantothenate--cysteine ligase CoaBC produces MLHHVKLIYATKSRKLVGKKIVLAIPGSIAAVECVKLARELIRHGAEVHAVMSESATKIVHPYAMEFATGNPVVTEITGFIEHVELAGDHENKADLILVCPATANTISKIACGIDDTPVTTVVTTAFAHTPIMIAPAMHSSMYDHPIVAENIEKLKKLGVEFIGPRFEEGKAKVASIDEIVYRVIKKLHKKDLAGKRVLVTAGATREYIDPIRYITNASSGKMGVAIAEEADLRGAEVTLIRTKGSVPSFVENQIEVETVEEMLEAIENELKAKKYDFVVLAAAVSDFRIKNKADVKIKSGKPVTLELEPTPKLIDRVKELQPDVFLVGFKAETGLSEEELVSAARKQIERAKSDVVVANTLKAFGSEENEVILVTADAVKKLPRMDKRALAERLWDEILLMV; encoded by the coding sequence ATGCTCCATCACGTTAAGCTTATCTACGCCACGAAGAGTCGGAAGCTGGTTGGCAAAAAAATTGTCCTAGCTATCCCCGGAAGTATAGCGGCCGTTGAGTGTGTAAAGCTGGCCAGAGAGCTTATTAGGCATGGCGCGGAAGTTCACGCGGTCATGAGCGAAAGCGCGACGAAGATAGTCCACCCCTACGCTATGGAGTTCGCAACAGGAAACCCCGTCGTTACTGAAATCACTGGTTTCATAGAGCACGTGGAACTGGCGGGAGACCACGAGAACAAGGCCGACCTGATTTTAGTCTGCCCAGCGACGGCAAACACAATCTCGAAGATAGCCTGCGGGATCGACGATACACCCGTTACGACGGTTGTAACGACGGCCTTCGCCCACACGCCCATAATGATTGCCCCTGCGATGCATTCGAGCATGTACGACCACCCGATAGTCGCAGAGAACATAGAGAAGCTCAAAAAGCTGGGCGTCGAGTTCATAGGGCCGAGGTTCGAGGAAGGAAAGGCCAAGGTAGCGAGCATCGACGAGATAGTATACCGCGTCATCAAAAAGCTCCATAAAAAAGATTTGGCCGGAAAGCGCGTTCTCGTAACCGCTGGGGCGACGAGGGAGTACATAGACCCGATACGCTACATAACCAACGCGAGCAGCGGAAAAATGGGGGTTGCCATAGCTGAGGAGGCAGACCTCAGAGGGGCAGAGGTGACACTGATAAGGACCAAGGGAAGCGTGCCGAGCTTCGTCGAGAACCAAATCGAAGTAGAGACCGTCGAGGAGATGCTAGAGGCGATAGAGAACGAGCTGAAGGCCAAGAAATATGACTTCGTGGTTTTGGCAGCGGCGGTGAGCGACTTCCGCATTAAGAACAAGGCAGATGTCAAGATAAAGAGCGGGAAGCCGGTAACCCTCGAACTCGAACCGACTCCCAAGTTAATCGACCGCGTTAAAGAGCTCCAGCCCGATGTTTTCCTCGTTGGTTTCAAGGCAGAGACCGGCTTGAGTGAAGAAGAACTCGTAAGCGCCGCCAGAAAGCAGATAGAGAGGGCCAAAAGCGACGTGGTAGTTGCCAACACACTCAAGGCCTTCGGCAGCGAAGAGAACGAGGTCATCCTCGTAACGGCTGATGCCGTCAAGAAACTGCCGAGGATGGACAAGCGCGCCTTGGCAGAGAGGCTGTGGGACGAGATTCTTTTGATGGTTTAG
- a CDS encoding radical SAM protein: protein MWFRRIEIREIEGAIKAMPHYFAVLRGDEVPNFFLSKRVEVEFDEDAPLEELWEIHEEAMDRLRENDLSESPEKSLLDLKAVIADKILESCELCEFKCRANRKKEIGYCRVKESLVASDFLHYGEEPELVPSYTIFFSGCNFRCVFCQNWDISQFRAGVEYSPNEMAEKITVAFARGAKNVNFVGGEPTPNLPFIIETLRHVKVPIPVVWNSNMYMSEEAMKLLDGVVDVYLADFKWGNDKCALKYSRAPRYWEVVTRNFLLAKRHYKAEFLIRHLVIPGHLDCCTRQILKWIAENLGEDVRINVMFQYRPEYEAGKHPEISRTLKDEEMIKAARLVREFGFKNALVG, encoded by the coding sequence ATGTGGTTCAGGCGGATAGAGATTAGGGAAATTGAAGGGGCCATAAAAGCAATGCCCCACTACTTTGCGGTTCTCAGGGGAGATGAAGTGCCGAACTTCTTTCTATCAAAGCGGGTGGAAGTGGAATTTGACGAAGATGCGCCATTAGAAGAGCTGTGGGAAATTCACGAAGAGGCTATGGATAGATTGAGGGAGAACGACCTCAGCGAAAGCCCGGAGAAGAGCCTCCTCGACCTCAAAGCGGTTATAGCTGATAAGATCCTCGAGAGCTGCGAGCTCTGCGAGTTCAAGTGCCGAGCGAACAGAAAAAAGGAAATTGGCTACTGCAGGGTGAAGGAGAGCCTCGTTGCGAGTGATTTCCTCCACTACGGCGAGGAGCCGGAGCTGGTTCCCTCTTACACGATCTTCTTCAGTGGCTGCAACTTCCGGTGCGTCTTCTGTCAGAACTGGGACATCAGTCAGTTTCGGGCTGGAGTTGAATATTCACCGAATGAGATGGCGGAAAAGATAACCGTGGCCTTCGCACGGGGAGCCAAGAACGTGAACTTCGTCGGCGGTGAGCCGACTCCAAACCTTCCCTTCATCATCGAGACCCTCAGGCACGTCAAAGTCCCGATTCCAGTAGTCTGGAACTCCAACATGTACATGAGCGAAGAGGCGATGAAGCTTCTCGATGGGGTTGTCGATGTTTACTTAGCCGACTTCAAGTGGGGAAACGATAAATGCGCCCTGAAGTATTCGCGGGCACCCCGCTACTGGGAGGTCGTTACCAGAAACTTCCTCCTCGCCAAGAGGCATTACAAAGCCGAGTTCCTGATAAGGCATCTCGTTATTCCTGGTCACCTCGACTGCTGCACGAGGCAGATACTAAAGTGGATAGCCGAGAACCTCGGGGAGGATGTTAGAATAAACGTGATGTTCCAGTACCGGCCAGAATACGAAGCAGGGAAACATCCAGAGATCAGCAGAACCCTTAAGGACGAAGAGATGATTAAAGCCGCACGGCTCGTGAGAGAATTTGGATTCAAAAACGCCTTGGTGGGCTAA
- a CDS encoding prenyltransferase/squalene oxidase repeat-containing protein yields MGSKLSEIGRFINADALIRYVEERRHEDGGYCFVSVLDETNINDTYYAVKIYDLLGLEIPEREKTVEFLYTSAQMQTAVVAVAMAIEALSLLGARDLAREKLDLLFSKYNPLEGKFAVGLGGSEEFGTATPLEATYWAMRALAAVGYRMDGETKERIREFVMGFRKGDGFGVKGATTTMTYQALFTLKGLGYAVPDTTHFYRCEVYGGFTEVPYSLPPYLEPTFYATRGLSLLGKRARYVGGHIRFIRALQNPNGGFRRSLEMGISNFQNTYRAVKALDELLKWY; encoded by the coding sequence ATGGGCTCGAAGCTGAGTGAGATTGGCAGGTTTATTAACGCTGATGCGCTCATCCGCTACGTTGAGGAGAGGCGCCACGAGGACGGCGGCTACTGCTTCGTGAGCGTTTTGGACGAGACCAACATTAACGACACGTACTACGCGGTAAAGATTTACGACCTACTCGGGCTCGAAATTCCCGAGAGGGAGAAGACAGTGGAGTTCCTTTACACTTCCGCCCAGATGCAGACGGCAGTGGTGGCCGTTGCAATGGCCATCGAGGCACTGTCATTACTGGGAGCGAGAGACCTGGCAAGAGAAAAGCTGGACCTGCTCTTCTCCAAATACAACCCGCTAGAAGGGAAGTTCGCCGTTGGCCTCGGCGGAAGTGAGGAGTTCGGAACTGCCACACCCCTGGAGGCAACCTACTGGGCCATGAGGGCGCTGGCGGCCGTGGGTTACCGTATGGACGGCGAGACCAAGGAAAGGATACGCGAGTTCGTGATGGGGTTCCGCAAGGGAGACGGCTTCGGGGTGAAGGGGGCCACCACGACCATGACCTACCAGGCCCTCTTCACCCTCAAGGGCCTTGGCTATGCCGTCCCAGACACCACCCACTTCTACAGATGCGAGGTCTACGGCGGCTTTACCGAGGTGCCCTACTCGCTGCCCCCCTACCTGGAGCCGACGTTCTATGCCACAAGAGGTCTCAGTCTTCTCGGCAAGAGGGCGCGCTATGTAGGGGGCCACATCAGGTTCATCCGGGCACTGCAGAATCCCAACGGAGGCTTCAGGCGCTCGCTGGAGATGGGCATATCTAACTTCCAGAACACGTACAGAGCCGTGAAAGCCCTCGACGAACTACTGAAGTGGTACTGA
- a CDS encoding DUF6062 family protein → MDIVGIYLREAMKEGCPVCRILIEYEESEIDTILYEHVNDPAVRAKFKESLGLCTYHAWKTLKKAYSNPLLGPLGVAIIYEHMLSTYIKTLESREKVKEGECFLCLLVEEKEKDTVEAITERIEELLPVYESSEAILCKRHHEMIDSILREKNPQSAERLRKVQLEKLKKLRERMNSLIDKFDYRATERPTKEEVSSLPLAIEALKGLENGATLRKKERKKRTRGVLLWR, encoded by the coding sequence ATGGATATCGTGGGGATATACCTCAGGGAGGCTATGAAGGAGGGCTGCCCAGTCTGCAGGATACTCATAGAATACGAGGAGTCTGAAATCGATACAATCCTCTACGAGCACGTGAACGACCCCGCTGTTAGGGCCAAGTTCAAGGAGAGCCTTGGCCTCTGCACCTACCACGCCTGGAAGACCCTCAAAAAGGCCTACTCGAACCCGTTGCTCGGCCCGCTGGGAGTGGCGATAATCTACGAGCACATGCTTTCAACTTACATCAAAACCCTCGAAAGCCGGGAAAAGGTCAAGGAAGGCGAGTGCTTCCTGTGCCTTCTCGTGGAGGAGAAGGAAAAGGACACGGTGGAGGCTATCACGGAGAGGATTGAGGAGCTCCTTCCCGTTTATGAGTCATCGGAGGCAATCCTCTGCAAAAGGCACCACGAGATGATAGACTCAATCCTCAGGGAGAAAAATCCCCAGAGCGCGGAGAGGCTCAGAAAAGTCCAGCTGGAGAAGCTGAAGAAGCTCAGGGAAAGGATGAACTCTCTCATAGACAAGTTCGACTATAGGGCAACCGAAAGGCCCACGAAAGAAGAGGTCTCATCCCTTCCACTGGCTATAGAGGCGCTTAAAGGGCTCGAAAACGGGGCAACCCTAAGGAAGAAGGAGCGAAAAAAGAGGACAAGGGGAGTTTTGCTATGGAGATAG
- a CDS encoding DUF190 domain-containing protein, with protein MVEVEHWNTLRLRIYIGENDRWDGKPLYKAIVGKLREMGIAGATVYRGLYGFGKKSKIHSTDVMRLSTDLPIIVEAVDRGYKIEKAICEIKPMIKDGMITVEPTIVVWVGTAEEVKKFEEDAVREG; from the coding sequence ATGGTCGAGGTTGAGCACTGGAACACGCTCCGCCTCAGAATTTACATAGGGGAAAACGACCGCTGGGACGGGAAGCCCCTCTATAAAGCGATAGTTGGGAAGCTCCGTGAGATGGGCATCGCTGGTGCCACTGTTTATCGTGGACTCTACGGCTTCGGGAAGAAGAGCAAAATTCACTCCACCGATGTAATGAGGCTCTCCACGGATTTACCCATCATTGTCGAGGCCGTGGACAGGGGCTACAAGATAGAGAAGGCGATATGCGAGATAAAGCCGATGATAAAGGACGGCATGATAACGGTCGAGCCAACTATCGTGGTCTGGGTCGGGACCGCGGAGGAAGTCAAGAAGTTCGAGGAAGATGCAGTTAGGGAGGGATAG
- a CDS encoding peptidase M54, with protein sequence MEFIAFTYVGNFVDKEIITDVLFNVFDDANRFFQQNEIPVRFLYIGKLELEPGYLINLNTPEGRIRVYPLEALVEVLYSRLLQEINEKGDIKMNKIFALTTFPLVSRNPYFDFYEKFLGIHEVITGLRIMILSMKPFEVPIAPDDSAHERRMKLETFKNRLLKGILHEVGHSFGLEHCSNQCVMHPPANIEEWDSRIPGYCDECLLNLRAALEK encoded by the coding sequence ATGGAGTTTATAGCGTTCACCTATGTCGGGAACTTCGTGGACAAAGAAATAATAACCGACGTTCTATTCAACGTTTTCGACGATGCGAACCGCTTCTTCCAGCAGAATGAGATTCCCGTGAGGTTCCTCTACATAGGAAAACTTGAGCTGGAGCCGGGTTACCTGATAAACCTCAACACCCCTGAGGGCAGGATAAGGGTTTACCCGCTTGAGGCCCTCGTTGAGGTTCTCTACTCCAGACTGCTTCAGGAAATCAACGAGAAAGGGGACATCAAGATGAACAAGATATTTGCCCTCACCACCTTCCCGCTCGTTTCTAGGAATCCCTACTTCGACTTCTACGAGAAGTTTCTGGGCATTCACGAGGTCATCACCGGCCTCAGGATTATGATACTGTCGATGAAGCCCTTCGAGGTTCCCATAGCCCCCGACGATTCCGCCCATGAGCGCAGGATGAAGCTTGAGACGTTTAAAAACAGGCTCCTCAAGGGTATCCTCCACGAAGTCGGGCACAGCTTTGGCCTTGAGCACTGCAGCAACCAGTGCGTCATGCATCCCCCTGCCAACATAGAGGAGTGGGACTCGCGGATCCCGGGCTACTGCGATGAGTGCCTCCTCAATCTGAGGGCAGCCTTAGAAAAGTAA
- the crcB gene encoding fluoride efflux transporter CrcB, with protein MNGRIAVAIALGGALGALARFYISGIMPVYRDFPVGTLLVNSIASFILGYLYGLLFWGIDVPADWRAFFGTGFCGGLSTFSTFSYETFSLLREKEYLLAFLNVSANVIITIALVFAGFILSRR; from the coding sequence ATGAACGGCAGGATAGCGGTTGCGATAGCACTCGGCGGTGCCCTTGGAGCGCTGGCGCGCTTTTACATCTCGGGAATAATGCCCGTTTACAGGGACTTCCCCGTTGGAACACTGCTCGTCAACAGCATAGCCAGTTTCATCCTCGGCTACCTGTATGGCCTCCTCTTCTGGGGAATCGACGTTCCGGCAGACTGGAGGGCCTTCTTCGGAACGGGCTTCTGCGGTGGCCTGAGCACTTTTTCAACCTTCTCCTACGAGACATTCTCGCTCCTGAGGGAGAAGGAATACCTTTTAGCTTTCCTGAACGTCTCGGCAAACGTTATAATCACGATTGCATTAGTCTTTGCAGGCTTTATCCTTTCCAGGAGGTGA
- a CDS encoding DUF835 domain-containing protein: protein MGGKEALAITRRPEVFEKRGIPYLWITKVEGKNTIHPTSLAPLLQKLVDSADQNTVIIFDGLEYLILENGFESVFKFLTTLKDKLILIGATLIVMLDPAAIEEKHLKLLEREFKWLDTKNKG from the coding sequence TTGGGGGGCAAAGAGGCTCTTGCCATCACCAGAAGACCGGAGGTATTTGAAAAGCGTGGAATCCCCTACTTATGGATAACCAAGGTAGAGGGGAAAAACACCATACATCCAACTTCCCTCGCGCCCCTCCTCCAGAAGCTCGTTGATAGTGCAGACCAAAACACGGTCATTATCTTTGACGGCTTGGAGTACCTCATCCTTGAAAATGGATTCGAGAGCGTTTTCAAGTTCCTAACCACTCTTAAGGACAAGCTAATACTGATTGGAGCCACCCTCATAGTCATGCTGGATCCAGCCGCTATCGAGGAGAAGCACCTCAAACTGCTTGAAAGAGAGTTCAAATGGCTCGATACAAAGAATAAAGGATGA